In the Synechococcus sp. UW179A genome, one interval contains:
- a CDS encoding Nif11-like leader peptide family RiPP precursor: protein MINSFCCLPFLVSFGQKRNCKHQFIRSAQEDLLNLVFINPEFRKSITEATTPEDAVRLAADFGIKITVEDLLSAFQSKMSELSSEELEAVSGGQKQGNTHAHTRCEIDCGQDPPDDK from the coding sequence ATGATTAATAGTTTTTGCTGTTTACCATTCCTTGTCAGTTTTGGTCAAAAGCGAAATTGTAAACATCAATTCATTAGGTCAGCCCAGGAAGACCTCTTGAATCTAGTCTTTATCAATCCTGAATTCAGGAAATCCATTACTGAAGCTACAACTCCGGAAGATGCCGTAAGGCTTGCTGCAGACTTTGGTATTAAAATTACTGTAGAGGATCTACTTTCAGCATTCCAATCCAAGATGTCAGAACTTTCCTCGGAGGAGCTAGAAGCGGTATCTGGAGGTCAAAAGCAAGGCAACACTCATGCACATACAAGATGTGAAATTGATTGTGGCCAGGATCCCCCAGATGATAAATAG
- a CDS encoding alpha/beta fold hydrolase — translation MTLHNSKLLAVLLPGFGCDLDSMLELNLALNEYPKLSRTKCDIFTLETSLEEMTSKVVKQYSDSDLLLVGFSMGGWVAQEVASRIGSQVKGLVLISSWSEAPPQYLEVIHTLYKDLKSGRTLCSLRSMVAEGFTNKQKRDVMTNRWMAMANRIGHETFLRQIKAILDNPNVHKNIRNIQCPIFAIAGAEDRLIKPYEQFKHLQEQTQCQTTILESCGHNLIWEKPQATSEIVKQWLDSNLS, via the coding sequence ATGACACTCCATAACTCCAAATTATTAGCAGTGCTACTACCTGGATTTGGTTGCGATCTCGACTCAATGCTGGAATTAAATCTTGCCCTCAACGAATATCCCAAACTCAGTCGTACAAAGTGCGATATATTCACTTTAGAAACATCGTTAGAAGAAATGACCAGTAAAGTTGTGAAGCAATATTCTGACTCAGATCTTCTTTTGGTTGGTTTTTCGATGGGTGGATGGGTCGCACAGGAAGTAGCAAGCAGGATCGGTTCCCAAGTCAAAGGCTTGGTATTGATTTCATCTTGGTCCGAAGCACCTCCTCAGTATCTAGAAGTTATTCATACTCTCTACAAAGATCTGAAATCTGGGAGAACGTTGTGTTCTCTGAGATCAATGGTAGCAGAGGGATTTACAAATAAACAGAAAAGGGATGTCATGACTAACCGATGGATGGCAATGGCTAACCGAATAGGTCACGAGACCTTTCTAAGGCAAATAAAAGCCATACTTGACAACCCAAACGTCCATAAAAATATCCGTAATATCCAATGTCCAATATTTGCAATAGCAGGGGCTGAAGATAGATTAATAAAACCGTATGAACAGTTTAAGCACCTACAAGAACAAACACAGTGTCAAACTACAATCCTTGAATCGTGTGGTCATAACTTAATCTGGGAAAAGCCGCAAGCAACATCCGAAATAGTAAAACAGTGGCTAGATTCAAACCTCAGTTAA
- a CDS encoding BCD family MFS transporter, producing MGSARFIALALRLGLFQACLGALSVLTLGIFNRLLIDEFEVPAALTALALGSQQLVAFSRIWFGQQSDRCRWNQLRRTPFIVGGAAAFCLLTWIAGRNVLWLAEASQAGSEADVIWRGLILALVFVFYGLAIAASSTPFAALLVDVSTEKQRPALVSVVWSMLMVGIVAGAILLSSFLGSSCETAELTNLISGVERLITVAPLVIFTLVVASIAGVEPRLKTGNSKDQPPLAINQNISLSGAWSVLKQSPQVGYFFVVLSLFTFALFLQEAVLEPYGGAVFAMDLCTSTRLNAVWGVGTLLGIGATGFLITPRLGAQRTALSGGVLSALFVLMMVVSGSLASTSLFQKALFLFGVGAGISTNASLTLMLGLTSPLMAGTFIGVWGLAQAYARGLATISGGALLSIFGEITGSQNSFEAYAGVFVVQAFGLLAAGLLLLRVDTKLFQNKVEQALSSVVINELD from the coding sequence GTGGGATCAGCACGGTTCATTGCCCTTGCATTGCGTCTTGGTCTGTTTCAGGCCTGTCTCGGTGCTCTCTCAGTTCTGACCCTTGGCATCTTCAACAGACTGCTGATTGATGAATTTGAGGTGCCTGCCGCGCTAACCGCACTGGCTCTCGGCAGTCAGCAACTGGTTGCCTTCTCCAGAATCTGGTTTGGACAGCAATCGGATCGCTGCCGTTGGAATCAACTACGGCGCACACCCTTCATTGTTGGCGGCGCAGCGGCGTTTTGCCTATTGACGTGGATTGCAGGCCGCAACGTTCTCTGGCTGGCAGAAGCATCTCAAGCAGGCAGTGAGGCTGATGTGATCTGGAGAGGGCTGATCCTCGCCCTGGTGTTTGTGTTCTATGGGCTGGCCATTGCAGCCAGTTCCACCCCATTTGCAGCGCTACTGGTTGATGTGAGCACTGAAAAACAGCGACCTGCCCTGGTGTCTGTTGTGTGGTCGATGCTGATGGTGGGCATCGTCGCAGGAGCCATTCTACTGAGTTCGTTTCTTGGCTCCTCATGCGAAACCGCTGAGCTGACCAATCTGATCTCTGGAGTGGAAAGGCTGATCACGGTGGCACCCCTGGTGATCTTCACGCTTGTCGTGGCTTCAATTGCAGGGGTGGAGCCACGTCTGAAAACCGGCAATTCCAAAGATCAGCCACCACTGGCGATCAATCAGAACATTTCTCTCAGTGGCGCATGGAGTGTGCTGAAACAATCCCCACAGGTGGGGTATTTCTTTGTTGTTCTGTCCCTGTTCACGTTCGCGTTGTTTCTACAGGAAGCTGTGCTGGAGCCCTACGGCGGAGCGGTGTTCGCCATGGATCTCTGCACGAGCACGCGGCTAAATGCCGTGTGGGGGGTTGGAACGTTGCTGGGAATTGGTGCAACAGGCTTCTTGATCACACCTCGACTTGGCGCCCAACGGACAGCTCTGAGCGGTGGAGTGCTTTCTGCACTCTTCGTGTTGATGATGGTGGTATCAGGATCTCTGGCCTCAACATCGCTCTTCCAGAAAGCACTGTTCCTTTTCGGCGTAGGAGCCGGAATCAGCACCAATGCAAGCCTCACGCTGATGCTCGGTCTGACTTCGCCTCTGATGGCAGGAACATTTATCGGAGTCTGGGGCTTGGCTCAGGCCTATGCACGGGGGCTGGCCACCATCAGCGGCGGAGCGTTGTTGAGCATCTTTGGCGAAATCACTGGATCTCAGAACAGCTTTGAGGCCTATGCCGGAGTGTTCGTCGTCCAAGCTTTCGGTCTTTTAGCGGCAGGCTTGCTGCTACTACGAGTAGACACAAAATTGTTTCAAAACAAAGTCGAGCAGGCACTCAGCTCGGTCGTGATCAATGAGCTTGACTGA
- a CDS encoding 5-(carboxyamino)imidazole ribonucleotide synthase encodes MASAAGTIGVVGGGQLALMLCEAAKTRNVDVIVQSASDQDPAMAVAQGQVLGAASDAAATAELLKRCQHITFENEWIPVEALRALDSDGVLFSPSLDSLLPLVNKLSQRRMLDDLAIPSPAWVALDEINTDSPALPSGWTFPVMAKAAHGGYDGKGTCVVSDLKSLQDLLSSVSVEDWLLEAWVTYERELALVVSRDQHGRIRSLPLVETHQKNQVCDWVLAPAQSEQLLEATAYNIAASLLTSLNYVGVMALEFFYGPAGLMVNEIAPRTHNSGHFSIEACSSSQFDQQLCITGELPVPASDLVVPGALMVNLLGLSSEGSEPLQSRLAALEAIPRSHLHWYGKQEVPGRKVGHVTVLLKQAESDARGQEAQSLLKQIREVWPNPLH; translated from the coding sequence ATGGCCAGCGCTGCCGGAACAATTGGAGTTGTTGGGGGTGGTCAGCTCGCACTGATGCTGTGTGAAGCAGCAAAGACACGGAATGTTGATGTGATCGTGCAAAGTGCGTCTGACCAGGATCCGGCGATGGCTGTCGCTCAGGGGCAAGTCTTGGGTGCAGCCTCAGATGCTGCCGCAACTGCGGAATTATTGAAGCGCTGCCAACACATCACTTTTGAGAATGAGTGGATCCCTGTTGAAGCGTTGCGAGCTTTGGATAGTGATGGAGTGCTGTTTTCCCCTTCCCTCGACAGTCTGCTGCCGTTGGTGAACAAGCTGTCTCAACGCCGAATGCTGGATGATTTAGCGATTCCAAGTCCGGCTTGGGTTGCTCTGGATGAGATCAACACCGACTCGCCGGCTCTCCCTTCTGGCTGGACGTTTCCAGTGATGGCCAAAGCGGCTCATGGCGGTTACGACGGCAAGGGGACCTGTGTGGTCAGCGATCTCAAGTCTCTTCAGGATCTGTTGAGCAGCGTGTCAGTTGAGGATTGGCTACTGGAAGCCTGGGTCACTTACGAACGTGAACTGGCGCTGGTCGTCAGTCGCGATCAGCACGGACGAATCCGTAGCCTTCCACTGGTGGAAACGCATCAGAAGAATCAGGTGTGTGACTGGGTTCTTGCTCCTGCACAGTCGGAGCAGTTGTTGGAAGCCACTGCATACAACATTGCTGCATCCCTGCTCACAAGCCTCAATTACGTGGGAGTGATGGCTCTTGAATTCTTTTATGGCCCAGCAGGTTTGATGGTGAACGAAATTGCGCCACGCACGCACAACTCTGGCCATTTCTCCATTGAAGCGTGCAGCAGTAGTCAATTCGATCAGCAGCTCTGCATTACAGGAGAGCTGCCAGTGCCGGCATCAGATCTTGTGGTGCCAGGTGCGCTCATGGTGAATCTTCTTGGTTTGTCTTCTGAGGGCAGCGAACCGCTGCAATCCAGGCTCGCTGCTCTGGAGGCCATTCCCAGGTCCCACCTGCATTGGTATGGCAAGCAGGAAGTGCCTGGAAGGAAGGTTGGACATGTGACTGTGCTGCTTAAGCAAGCCGAATCCGATGCTCGTGGCCAGGAAGCTCAAAGCCTTCTGAAGCAAATCCGTGAGGTCTGGCCGAATCCCTTACATTGA
- the petN gene encoding cytochrome b6-f complex subunit PetN gives MLFTLGWASLAAVFSFSIAMVVWGRNGDGSINF, from the coding sequence ATGCTTTTCACCCTGGGTTGGGCTTCTCTCGCAGCTGTGTTCAGCTTTTCGATCGCCATGGTGGTGTGGGGTCGCAACGGTGACGGCTCCATTAATTTCTGA
- the clpS gene encoding ATP-dependent Clp protease adapter ClpS — MTSSSPGAATVLERQGTTQRYPEARVIVLDDDVNTFEHVVECLCKIIPGMNSDRAWALARRIDGEGRAEVWCGPLEQAELYHQQLASEGLTMAPVERC; from the coding sequence ATGACTTCGTCATCACCCGGTGCAGCAACGGTTCTTGAACGCCAGGGCACAACTCAGCGCTATCCGGAAGCACGCGTGATCGTGCTGGACGATGACGTGAACACGTTTGAACATGTGGTGGAGTGCCTCTGCAAGATCATTCCCGGCATGAATTCAGATCGTGCCTGGGCTCTGGCCCGTCGTATCGACGGAGAAGGCCGTGCGGAGGTCTGGTGTGGTCCGCTGGAACAAGCCGAGTTGTATCACCAACAACTTGCTTCGGAGGGGTTGACGATGGCTCCAGTGGAGCGCTGCTAA
- a CDS encoding carbohydrate ABC transporter permease, translating to MNPVSRPDRRTSLTAWAFLAPALMLLSLSVLIPAAMALVISFTQTGLDVSEPLRFIGLANLRRLAGDPMFYRVLGTTLVYLVGVVPPIVIGALILAVLVNRVLPGIHWLRAAFYTPVLVSIVVAAIAFRWLYAENGLINGWLEALIGSGFIPIEFLTNPLLALPSVMLVTLWKGLGYYMVIFLGGLQGISKELYEAAELDGSEGWRKHLDITLPLLRPYVTLVAVMSAIAATKVFEEVFLMTQGGPADSTRTLVYYVYDQAFAELEISYACTVGLALFLIVLLLTAIRFAFGEERSLI from the coding sequence ATGAACCCTGTCTCCAGGCCAGACCGGCGAACAAGCCTCACCGCTTGGGCTTTTCTTGCGCCAGCGCTCATGCTGTTGAGTCTTTCTGTGCTCATTCCAGCCGCCATGGCTCTGGTGATCAGCTTCACGCAGACAGGGCTAGATGTTTCAGAGCCACTGCGGTTCATCGGCCTGGCCAACCTGCGCAGGCTTGCTGGTGATCCGATGTTTTATCGCGTACTGGGCACCACCCTCGTTTATCTCGTAGGTGTGGTGCCTCCAATCGTGATTGGTGCTTTGATCTTGGCCGTGCTCGTCAATCGGGTTCTGCCTGGGATCCATTGGCTAAGAGCTGCGTTCTACACACCTGTGTTGGTTTCGATCGTTGTCGCAGCCATTGCCTTCCGTTGGCTTTATGCAGAGAACGGCTTGATCAATGGCTGGCTCGAAGCCTTGATCGGATCCGGTTTCATTCCCATCGAATTTCTGACCAACCCTTTGCTGGCACTGCCTTCCGTGATGCTTGTGACCCTTTGGAAAGGCTTGGGGTATTACATGGTGATTTTTCTCGGTGGCCTTCAGGGAATTTCCAAGGAGCTCTACGAGGCTGCCGAATTGGACGGCAGTGAGGGCTGGAGGAAACATCTCGATATCACCCTTCCTCTGCTGCGTCCCTACGTGACTCTGGTGGCAGTGATGTCAGCCATCGCTGCCACAAAGGTTTTCGAGGAAGTGTTTCTGATGACGCAGGGAGGACCTGCCGACTCAACCAGAACCCTCGTTTATTACGTGTATGACCAGGCTTTTGCAGAACTTGAGATCAGCTATGCCTGCACCGTTGGTCTTGCCCTGTTCCTGATTGTTTTGCTGCTGACGGCGATTAGGTTTGCTTTCGGCGAGGAACGTTCACTGATTTAG
- a CDS encoding DUF2103 domain-containing protein — MGRLVITHSTYVEGLIPWLKVLARDPEIQTITPGVISRVRGRSSNLQLRVSIPVSGGFKMLARKGTSAQEVFVVTQLNKEELLRRIEICNP, encoded by the coding sequence GTGGGGCGCCTGGTCATCACGCACAGCACCTATGTCGAAGGGTTGATCCCCTGGCTAAAGGTTCTTGCCAGGGATCCTGAGATCCAAACGATCACTCCAGGTGTGATTTCAAGAGTTCGCGGACGTAGCTCAAATCTTCAGCTGCGCGTTTCGATACCGGTATCAGGCGGTTTCAAGATGCTTGCCCGTAAGGGCACAAGCGCTCAGGAAGTGTTTGTGGTCACGCAGCTCAATAAGGAGGAACTGCTAAGGCGCATTGAAATCTGCAACCCTTAA